The genome window CGACCGCTTCCTCTGGCGCGCGCTGCGCTTCGCGGCCACGTACAACGGGGGCGACGCGTTCGAGCCCGAGAAGTACCTGACCGACTACTACACCGATCAGGCCGTGCGCGTGATCGAGGCGAATCGCGAGCGGCCGTTCTTCCTGTACCTGGCGCACTGGGCGCCGCACACGCCGCTGCAGGCCACGCGCGAGGACTACGACGCGGTCTCGCACATCGCCGACCACCGCGAGCGCGTGTACGCCGCGATGATCCGCGCGCTCGACCGCGGCGTCGGACGCGTGCTCGCGGCGCTGCGCGAGAACGGCCTCGAGGAGAACACGCTCGTCTTCTTCACCTCCGACAACGGCGGCCCTAACTACATCGGGCTGCCCGAGGTGAACCGGCCCTACCGCGGCTGGAAGATCAGCTTCTTCGAGGGCGGGATTCACGTGCCTTTTCTCGCGAAGTGGCCGGCGAAGCTTCCCGCGGGCGCGAGCTACGACGCGCCCGTGATGGGCTTCGACATCTTCGCGACCGCGGCCGCGGCGGCGGGCGTCGCCGTTCCCGCGGACCGGAAGATCGACGGCGTCGATCTGGCGCCGTTCGCGCGCGGCGAGCGCGAAGGCTTGCCGCACGAGAGGCTGTTCTGGCGCTCCGGCCACAGCCAGGTGGCGCGCGTCGGCGACTGGAAGCTTCAGGTGAACGAGCGACCGCCCGGAACGGCGTGGCTCTTCAACCTGCGCGAGGACCCGACCGAGCGGACGAATCTCGCCGCGCGCGAGCCCGAGCGCGTGGCCGAGCTGCGCCGCGCGCTTGCCGAGCACAACGCAGAGCAGTCACCGCCGTCCTGGCCGTCGCTGGTCGAGATGCCGGTCTCCGTCGACAAGACGCTCGCCGTCGACGAGGCCGAGGGCGACGAATACATCTACTGGCCGAACTGAAGCCGCAAGACCAGCGCGGCGACCCCGACCGCGGCCACCGCGAGGAGCGTCGCGGCGGTGCGAAGCGCGAATCGATCGCGGCCGACCGCGAGCAGGATTCCCACCTTTCCCAGCGTGGTGCCGATCGCGACCGCCACCACCGCGAGCGCCGCGGTGTCTAGCGGGAGCTGACCATCGGCCGCGAGCCGCGCGAGCGATAGGCCTGGCGCGTCGGCGCCGACGAGCGCGGCCGCGCCCGATACCGCGAACACGCCCGCAGCGCCGAACGCGTCGCGCGTGGCCGCGAGCAGGAGCGTCACCGCGGCGTAGACCGCGGCGAACGTGAACGCGACGCGGAGCGAGAGCGGGTTCGCGAGCGGCGTTCGCTCCTCGGTATCGCGGTCGGGCGAGTGGCGCGCGAACGCCAGCAGCAGCCCGGCCGCGAACATCGCGCCGAGCGGCGCAGCCACGCGACCCGCAAGCATCGGAGCGACGATGGAGAGCATCGCCCACATGCGCAGGAACGCCGTCGACGCCGCGAGCGCGATCATCGCCTCGTAGGGGCGTGACTGCGCGGCGCCGCGTCCGGCGCGGGACCAGGCGAGCGCCGCGGCGGTGCTCGACACCAGCCCGCCGAGCAGGCCCGAGACCACGTGGCTCGCGGCGCCCGCGCGCACGCGCATCAGCACGTAGCCGGCGAACGAGAGACCCGAGATCAGCACGACCATGCGCCAGACGTCGTGCGGCCTCAGCACTCGGTACCACGGGTCGATCGCGGTGTCGGGAAGCAGAGGGAAGACGATTCCCGTGATGACCAGGAAGCGGATCAGCGCCTCCATGTCGGTGGGCGAGAGCAGGTGCGAGGCGCGGTGCAGCGCGCGCTTGGAGCGCAGCAGCACCACCATCACGATCGCGACCACGGTCGCGACCAGGCCCTCGCCCGCCTGCGCGAGCGCGCCGACCGCGAACGTGCAAAGGCTCGCGACCTCGGTGGTGTAGCCCGGGTCCAGGTTCTTCTGCGCGTCGAACTGGTAGCGCAGCACCAGGAACACCGCGGCCGCCGCGAACAGCGCCACCGCCATGAACGGGTGCACGGCGTTCGCGACCAGCACCGAGAGCGCGCCGAGCAGCGCGGTGAACGCAAACGTGCGTACGCCGGGAAAATCCTTCTTGTCGCCGCTCTCGCTCTGCGCGACCTGCCGCTCGAGCCCGACCAGCGCGCCCAGGCAGATCGCGACGAACGTGGGCAGGAGCGTGTGAAGCGCGTCCGGGATCGCGGGCCCTCCCCTATCTTCTGGACCGGATCGGCTACGCTGTCGCCATGCTGGACCCGGCGATCGGCGAGCGGACGGTGCAGGCGAACGGATTGCGCTTCCGGGTTCTGGAGGCGGGAACCGGCGACCGGCTGGCGCTCTGCCTGCACGGTTTCCCGGAGCTCGGGTTCTCGTGGCGGCACCAGCTTCCGCTGCTGGCGCAGCTGGGCTACCGCGCCTGGGCTCCCGACCTGCGCGGCTACGGCGGCAGCGACCGCCCGCAGGGCCTGCACGAGTACGCGCTCGAGAAGCTGATGGACGACGTCGCCGGGCTGATCGACGCCTCGGGCGCGAAGGAGACCGTGCTCCTCGCGCACGACTGGGGCGGCGTGATCGCCTGGCACTTCGCGCTGCGCCGCATCCGCCCGCTCTCGCGCCTGATCGTGATGAATCTGCCCCACCCGGCCGTGTTCGAGCGCGTGCTGCGCAGCGGCTGGCGCCAGCGTTTGCGCTCCTGGTACGTGCTGTTCTTCCAGATCCCGTGGTTGCCCGAGAAGCTGCTGGGAATGCGCGGCGCTCGGATGATCGGCGAGGCGTTCCGCGGCATGGCGGTCGACAAGAGCCGCTTCTCCGAGGGGGTGCTCGACGTCTACCGCCGCGCGGCGCTGGAGCCCGGCGCGCTCACCGCGATGGTCAACTACTACCGCGCGGCCGTGCGCGGCGGCGGCGGGCGCCGCCAGCGCAGCCTGGGCTACCCGAAGATCGACACTCCGACGCTGATGGTCTGGGGCGAGCAGGATACCGCGCTCGGTGTAGAGCTGACCGAGGGCACGCAGGACTTCGTCAGCGACTTCACGCTGCGGCGGCTTGCGAACGCCTCGCACTGGGTGCAGCAGGACGCGCCGGACGAGGTGAACGCGATCCTGCGCGAGTGGCTCGGCGAGGCCAGAGGACGGTCGACGTGACCGGAGACGCCTCCCCGGATCGGGCTCGCGAGCGCGCGCCGCGCGTCCTCGCCGCGGTGGTCTCGGAGCACCCGTGGATGATCGACCTGTTCCGGCTCTCGAATCCATCGCCTCGCGAAGCCGCGCCGGAATGACCGCCGCCGCGACCGTCGATCTCTCGGTCGTGCTGCCGTGCTTCAACGAAGAGGGCTGCGTGGAAGCGCTCGCCGACGAGATCGTGGCTTCGGTGAAGCCGCTCGGTCTCGACTACGAGATCCTGTACGTCGACGACGGCTCGACCGACGGCACGGTCGCCGCGCTGCTGCGCGCGCGGTCGAGGCACCCCGAGGTCCGGATCGTCCGTCATGCGACCAACCGCGGCCAGAGCGCCGCGATGGCCACCGGCTTCGAGCGCGCGCGCGGGTCCGTGCTGGTCGTGATGGACAGCGATCTGCAGAGCGATCCGGCCGACATCCCGCGCCTGATCGAGGCGCTGCGCGGCCACGATTGCGTCGCGACGAAGCGGCTCCGTCGCCAGGACGACTGGGTGAATCGGGTCGCTTCGAGGCTTGCGAACGCGTTCCGGAACGCGGTGACCGGCGAGGATCGGATCTCGGACGCCGGCTGCGCGTACCGCGCGATCCGGCGCGAGGCGCTGCGCGAGCTCTTCGTCTGGAACGGCATGCACCGCTTCCTGCCGACGATGCTGCGCCTGCAGGGATTTCGGGTCACCGAGATCGAAGTGAATCATCGGCCGCGGACGACGGGTCGGTCGAAGTACGGGATCCGCGATCGACTCTGGCGCGGAATCGCCGACTGCTTTGCGATGCGCTGGTACCGCAAGCGAGTGATCCCCGCGCAGAGGGTCGAGCCGGGCGAGTCGTGAGGCGCGCCGGCGCGCCGGACCCCGACATGCCTCCGGTCGAGCCCGGCTCGCCGAGCTCGGCGATCGCGCTCGCGGTGATCATCGCGGCCTGCCTCGCGGTCGTCTACCTGACGCCGCTTCGAGAGTGGGTTCGCGAGCTCGAGACCGGGCGGATGCCCGCGCGGCTCGCCGACCTTCGTGCGCTGGCGCGCGACGCGGGCCTGGCCGGCCAAGCCGTGTACGTCGCGGGCGGAGGACTCGCGGTGGCGGTGGGCGTTCCGCGCCTCGCCGTCGCGGCACTGGGTGGAGCCGTCTTCGGCTGGATCGAGGGAGCCGCGCTCGCGCAGGTCGGCACGCTGGTCGGCTGCTGGGCGACGTTCGCGCTCGGCCGCCGTCTCGGCCACGCCTGGGTCGCGTCGCTCGTCGCGCGCCGCTTTCCCCGGGCGGAAGCGCTCCTCGACTTCATCTCGCGCCACGGATTCGAGGCGAACGTCGTGCTTCGGCTCACGCCGGTCGGAAATGCCTTCGCGACCAATCTGCTCTTTGCCGTGAGTCGGGTGCGGCTGGCCACGTTCCTCGCCGGAACCTTCGTCGGCGTGCTGCCGACGACCGCCATCGCTGCGCTCGCCGGCAGCGCGGCCAAGGGGACGGAGCTTGCGCCGAGGCTGCTCGGCAGCGCGCTCGCTCTCGCGCTGCTGATCCTGGGCACGGTGTGGTGGACGCGCAGACTGCGCCTCGCATCGCGCGGCGACAGCCGGCTAGCCGCGCGTCGCTAGATTTTTCGGAACGTCGCGGAACGGGCCGCCGGCCTCGGGGTTCGGGTCCTTGGGCAGGCCGAGCACGCGCTCCGAGACGATGTTGCGCTGGATCTCGTCGGTTCCGCCCGCGATCGAGACCGCGGGCACCGAGAGCAGGATCTCGGCGATCAGCCCGTCCTCGGGGCCATCGCCTCCCGCGAGCATCGCGTCGCCGCCGCTGAGCAGCGTGTGCACGTGCGCGGCAGCCCGCGCGATCTGGCTCGCGTAGAGCTTGCCGAGCGACCCCTCGGG of Deltaproteobacteria bacterium contains these proteins:
- a CDS encoding sulfatase, producing MKWLLRAGVAIALLVGGVWIFQDQILLALIARRAQSQFAVGPHRPIEWTSGADPAGRAPSLRPPNIVVILADDLGWNDLTLNGGGVAGGSVPTPNIDSLAKEGVNFTGGYAANATCAPSRAAILSGRYGTRFGFEFTPTPPGMSSIVPRIANRMPGRIRPVVVNEGEQLPFDSLGMPASEITIAELLKQADYHTVHIGKWHVGGENGMAAEEQGFDESLLMRSGPYRGEDDPGVVNSKQDFDPIDRFLWRALRFAATYNGGDAFEPEKYLTDYYTDQAVRVIEANRERPFFLYLAHWAPHTPLQATREDYDAVSHIADHRERVYAAMIRALDRGVGRVLAALRENGLEENTLVFFTSDNGGPNYIGLPEVNRPYRGWKISFFEGGIHVPFLAKWPAKLPAGASYDAPVMGFDIFATAAAAAGVAVPADRKIDGVDLAPFARGEREGLPHERLFWRSGHSQVARVGDWKLQVNERPPGTAWLFNLREDPTERTNLAAREPERVAELRRALAEHNAEQSPPSWPSLVEMPVSVDKTLAVDEAEGDEYIYWPN
- a CDS encoding alpha/beta hydrolase, which gives rise to MLDPAIGERTVQANGLRFRVLEAGTGDRLALCLHGFPELGFSWRHQLPLLAQLGYRAWAPDLRGYGGSDRPQGLHEYALEKLMDDVAGLIDASGAKETVLLAHDWGGVIAWHFALRRIRPLSRLIVMNLPHPAVFERVLRSGWRQRLRSWYVLFFQIPWLPEKLLGMRGARMIGEAFRGMAVDKSRFSEGVLDVYRRAALEPGALTAMVNYYRAAVRGGGGRRQRSLGYPKIDTPTLMVWGEQDTALGVELTEGTQDFVSDFTLRRLANASHWVQQDAPDEVNAILREWLGEARGRST
- a CDS encoding VTT domain-containing protein, with product MRRAGAPDPDMPPVEPGSPSSAIALAVIIAACLAVVYLTPLREWVRELETGRMPARLADLRALARDAGLAGQAVYVAGGGLAVAVGVPRLAVAALGGAVFGWIEGAALAQVGTLVGCWATFALGRRLGHAWVASLVARRFPRAEALLDFISRHGFEANVVLRLTPVGNAFATNLLFAVSRVRLATFLAGTFVGVLPTTAIAALAGSAAKGTELAPRLLGSALALALLILGTVWWTRRLRLASRGDSRLAARR
- a CDS encoding glycosyltransferase family 2 protein; this encodes MTAAATVDLSVVLPCFNEEGCVEALADEIVASVKPLGLDYEILYVDDGSTDGTVAALLRARSRHPEVRIVRHATNRGQSAAMATGFERARGSVLVVMDSDLQSDPADIPRLIEALRGHDCVATKRLRRQDDWVNRVASRLANAFRNAVTGEDRISDAGCAYRAIRREALRELFVWNGMHRFLPTMLRLQGFRVTEIEVNHRPRTTGRSKYGIRDRLWRGIADCFAMRWYRKRVIPAQRVEPGES
- a CDS encoding MgtC/SapB family protein — its product is MLVANAVHPFMAVALFAAAAVFLVLRYQFDAQKNLDPGYTTEVASLCTFAVGALAQAGEGLVATVVAIVMVVLLRSKRALHRASHLLSPTDMEALIRFLVITGIVFPLLPDTAIDPWYRVLRPHDVWRMVVLISGLSFAGYVLMRVRAGAASHVVSGLLGGLVSSTAAALAWSRAGRGAAQSRPYEAMIALAASTAFLRMWAMLSIVAPMLAGRVAAPLGAMFAAGLLLAFARHSPDRDTEERTPLANPLSLRVAFTFAAVYAAVTLLLAATRDAFGAAGVFAVSGAAALVGADAPGLSLARLAADGQLPLDTAALAVVAVAIGTTLGKVGILLAVGRDRFALRTAATLLAVAAVGVAALVLRLQFGQ